One segment of Castanea sativa cultivar Marrone di Chiusa Pesio chromosome 3, ASM4071231v1 DNA contains the following:
- the LOC142628963 gene encoding histone-lysine N-methyltransferase, H3 lysine-9 specific SUVH5-like gives MATATATATATKQREFGLLSNLKRKIDAIQKLSGVSTASTVKTLGIAAHSKKINFPQSSHTFPGKYPPRILRDMPTTCDFSPGCGKPVPTSSKIGVFNGKFSEECKQLISDDNYGRHAKIMKIDRNTEQEDVWSRKQSGISEDSRANKSREQVLETKKLFRNLFSKKQREHIAKEGKKNSATGIKLAKSLQKEGKWVNRSKQIGPVPGVEVGDLFYSAAEMNVVGLHHQFQSGIDYLKGLDGKLYATSILVSGRYDNDMKSTDSFTYTGQGGNPWVGRVEPKDQKLTCGNLALKNSLEAGKPVRVIWGFKSSESLYIYYGLYLVKGCWQKREEKFDKLVYKFPMERIPGQPVLTLGGVNKLRKSKAQKNISRVNYISQGEKKIPTLVVNADICVNDISQGKEKIPIRVVNAKDYERPPFFHYITNIIYPKFYKLFTPIGCDCTDGCLDSNKCFCAMRNGGEISYDSKGRIVKKKSLVYECGPSCKCSSSCMNRVSQLDGRFKLEIFKTELKGWGVRTLSYIPSGSFICEYIGEILHDEEAKRRINKDNYQNGSFQEEGSPIPWRSQSFSVDGDYIIDATHSGNVARFINHSSSPNVFAQNVLYDHDDKRFPHIMLFASKDIPPPQELTYDHYKERKTHEKEKLLEIVEP, from the coding sequence ATGGCTACGGCTACGGCTACGGCTACGGCTACAAAACAACGAGAGTTTGGACTTCTCTCTAACTTGAAGCGCAAAATTGATGCTATTCAAAAGCTGTCAGGAGTGTCAACAGCGTCGACTGTAAAGACACTTGGAATTGCTGCCCACTCAAAGAAGATTAATTTTCCTCAGTCGTCCCACACTTTCCCAGGAAAGTATCCACCAAGAATTTTGAGAGACATGCCTACTACGTGTGATTTTAGCCCAGGTTGTGGAAAGCCAGTTCCTACTTCTTCTAAAATTGGTGTTTTCAATGGGAAGTTTAGTGAAGAATGCAAACAATTAATATCTGATGATAATTATGGTCGACATgctaaaataatgaaaatcgACAGGAATACAGAACAAGAGGATGTTTGGAGTCGTAAACAGAGTGGTATCTCTGAGGATTCCAGAGCTAACAAAAGTCGCGAACAAGTGCTGGAGACTAAGAAGCTGTTTAGAAACTTATTTTCTAAGAAACAGAGAGAACATATAGCgaaggaaggaaagaaaaacaGTGCTACAGGGATAAAATTAGCAAAGAGTCTTCAGAAGGAAGGCAAATGGGTTAACAGGAGCAAACAAATAGGACCTGTTCCCGGAGTTGAAGTTGGTGACTTGTTTTATTCTGCAGCTGAAATGAATGTCGTTGGCCTTCATCATCAGTTTCAAAGTGGTATCGATTACTTGAAGGGTTTGGATGGAAAATTATATGCCACAAGCATTCTTGTTTCCGGTCGTTATGACAATGACATGAAATCCACTGATTCCTTCACTTATACAGGTCAAGGTGGAAATCCATGGGTTGGACGTGTGGAACCAAAAGATCAGAAACTTACATGTGGAAATCTTGCTTTGAAGAATAGTTTAGAAGCTGGAAAACCTGTAAGGGTAATCTgggggttcaagtcttcagaaTCTTTATACATCTACTATGGCTTGTACCTCGTGAAGGGTTGTTGgcaaaagagagaagaaaaatttgACAAGCTTGTCTACAAGTTTCCCATGGAAAGGATTCCTGGACAACCAGTGCTTACTTTGGGAGGAGTGAACAAATTGAGAAAGTCTAAAGCTCAGAAGAATATTTCTCGTGTGAATTATATTTCACAAGGAGAAAAGAAGATTCCCACTCTTGTAGTGAATGCGGATATTTGTGTGAATGATATTTCACAAGGAAAAGAGAAGATTCCCATTCGTGTAGTGAATGCAAAAGATTATGAGAGACCTCCATTTTTCCATTACATAACCAATATTATTTATCCAAAGTTCTACAAATTGTTCACACCAATTGGTTGTGATTGCACAGATGGATGCTTGGATTCGAATAAATGTTTTTGTGCCATGAGAAATGGAGGGGAAATATCATATGATAGCAAAGGACGTATTGTAAAAAAGAAGTCCCTTGTTTATGAGTGTGGTCCTTCATGTAAGTGCTCTTCCTCTTGCATGAATAGAGTGAGCCAGCTTGATGGCCGTTTCAAACTAGAGATTTTCAAGACTGAATTGAAGGGATGGGGTGTTAGAACATTATCTTATATTCCTTCAGGAAGTTTTATATGCGAGTACATTGGAGAAATCCTTCATGATGAGGAAGCCAAACGAAGAATCAATAAAGATAACTATCAAAACGGTAGTTTTCAAGAAGAAGGTTCGCCAATCCCTTGGCGTTCACAATCATTTTCAGTTGATGGGGACTACATTATCGACGCAACACATTCTGGGAATGTGGCAAGATTTATCAATCATAGTAGTTCTCCTAATGTTTTTGCTCAAAACGTCTTGTACGATCATGATGACAAGAGATTTCCACACATAATGCTATTTGCTTCAAAGGACATACCTCCTCCTCAAGAATTAACTTATGATCACTACAAGGAGAGGAAGACTCATGAAAAGGAAAAGCTATTAGAAATCGTTGAGCCGTAA
- the LOC142629779 gene encoding uncharacterized protein LOC142629779, with product MVLGLRSKSRKSVPIQVDYLVHVQEVKPWTPSQSLKCSQSVLLQWENGDHNSGSFSCGVGDGKIGISESFRLPITLCQEASRKGTGRENFQKNSLEFCLYEPRKDKAVKGQLLGSAVINLADYGIIKESLTISAQVNCKRGFKSSAQPVLYVNIQPLNRDSPSSSSKGSLSKEVSLDKDISESFSELRDSPTPPSSSKGSLSKEVSLDKDRSESFLQLANEGDDEEAEIASFTDEEDDDVSSHSSQTITSSALETTGSSLAGVSPLQSDQYKSELAKDWVKVASFEDKEKKEQQENGREEQTLEVKKYHLEDEVIDKFSDDAARKQVKFRNDTLSFSRNPLRGQESVPTTNKLRHVKSVQFPFHSSNSSVMFGNSQLMEQGNNNNIPEATRARTYSPEATSARTYSPKAIRENKATISSFSDGKVELESKSEILEKELREAAAYSPKAISENNATISSFSDGKVELESKSEILEEELQEAAAVEVARIYSTSESKEMTSSFSDDKVELKSKIEILEEELREAAAVEVSLYSVVAEHGSSAIKVHAPARRLSRFYLHACKARSPAKRSSAARTAVSGLVLVAKACGNDVPRLTFWLSNSILLRAIISQAVDKLQLSAGPNISSRGGGNGLGERSSLKLCQSSLLVEKKNNAVEYFDDWEDPQTFIVALENVETWIFNRITESVWWQTLTPHMQPAAAKCSGSRKTHGTRYGIGDQEQGNFSIDLWKRAFKDACERLCPLRAGGHECGCLPVLARLVMEQLVARLDVAMFNAILRESAEEMPTDPVSDPISDSKVLPVPAGKSSFGSGAQLKNAIGNWSRWLTDLFDIDDSEGGIELDGDKKVEYETSFKVFHLLNALSDLMMLPFEMLADRSIRKEVCPSLDASLIKRVLYNFVPDEFCPDPIPEAVFEALDSEDLESEEDSFKSFPCIAAHTIYQAPPAASLTGIIGEVKSQSTMSGSSMLRKSYTSDDELDELDSPISSIVIDNFRISPTSAKPNLMLKKDGDRKVVRYQLLREVWRDGE from the exons ATGGTACTTGGGTTAAGATCAAAGAGTAGAAAAAGTGTGCCAATTCAGGTTGATTACCTCGTCCATGTACAGGAGGTGAAGCCATGGACCCCATCACAGTCTTTGAAATGTTCTCAGTCTGTGTTGCTTCAGTGGGAAAATGGTGATCATAATTCTGGGTCTTTTAGCTGTGGTGTTGGGGATGGGAAAATTGGAATCAGCGAGTCTTTCAGGCTTCCCATTACTTTGTGTCAGGAGGCGTCTAGAAAAGGCACAGGCCGTGAAAATTTTCAGAAGAATAGCTTAGAGTTTTGCCTATATGAACCTCGAAAGGACAAGGCAGTGAAAGGTCAACTCTTGGGCTCAGCTGTGATAAATCTTGCAGATTATGGAATTATCAAGGAGTCTTTAACCATAAGTGCTCAGGTGAACTGCAAACGGGGTTTTAAGAGCTCGGCGCAGCCAGTTCTTTATGTTAACATTCAACCTCTTAATAGAGATAGTCCCAGCTCATCATCAAAGGGCAGCTTGTCAAAGGAAGTTTCATTGGACAAGGACATAAGTGAATCATTTTCAGAATTGAGAGATAGTCCCACTCCCCCCTCATCATCAAAGGGCAGCTTGTCAAAGGAAGTTTCATTGGACAAGGACAGAAGTGAATCGTTTTTGCAATTGGCAAATGAAGGGGATGATGAGGAAGCTGAGATTGCCTCTTTTACtgatgaggaagatgatgatgtTTCGTCACATTCATCACAAACCATTACCTCTTCTGCTCTTGAGACTACTGGAAGTTCACTCGCAGGAGTTTCACCACTTCAAAGTGATCAG TACAAATCAGAATTAGCAAAGGATTGGGTTAAGGTTGCCAGTTTTGAGGACAAAGAGAAAAAGGAGCAGCAAGAAAATGGACGGGAAGAACAGACTTTAGAGGTGAAGAAATATCATTTAGAAGATGAAgtaattgataaattttcagACGATGCTGCCCGAAAGCAAGTCAAATTTAGGAATGATACCCTTTCATTCAGCAGGAATCCACTTCGAGGTCAGGAAAGTGTCCCTACGACTAACAAATTAAGGCATGTGAAGTCTGTTCAATTCCCTTTTCACTCTTCCAATAGCAGTGTGATGTTTGGCAATAGTCAGCTCATGGAACAGggaaacaataataatattccAGAAGCTACTAGAGCCAGGACCTATTCACCAGAAGCTACTAGTGCCAGGACCTATTCACCAAAAGCTATACGTGAAAATAAAGCAACAATAAGTAGCTTTTCTGATGGCAAAGTCGAATTAGAATCTAAAAGTGAAATCCTTGAGAAAGAGTTACGAGAAGCTGCTGCCTATTCACCAAAAGCTATCAGTGAAAATAATGCAACAATAAGTAGCTTTTCTGATGGCAAAGTCGAATTAGAATCTAAAAGTGAAATCCTTGAGGAAGAGTTACAAGAAGCTGCTGCTGTTGAGGTTGCCAGGATCTATTCAACTAGTGAAAGTAAAGAAATGACTAGTAGCTTTTCTGATGACAAAGTcgaattaaaatctaaaattgaaaTTCTTGAGGAAGAGTTGCGAGAAGCTGCTGCTGTTGAGGTTTCCCTTTATTCAGTGGTTGCTGAGCATGGGAGTTCTGCAATTAAGGTACATGCTCCGGCTCGGCGCCTTTCTAGGTTTTATCTTCATGCTTGTAAAGCAAGGTCCCCAGCTAAGAGGTCCAGTGCAGCTAGAACTGCTGTTTCGGGATTAGTTCTGGTTGCTAAAGCATGTGGAAATGATGTTCCAAG GTTGACTTTCTGGTTGtcaaactcaattttgttaAGGGCAATCATCAGCCAGGCTGTTGACAAATTGCAACTTTCTGCTGGACCAAACATCAGCAGTAGAGGTGGTGGGAATGGGTTGGGTGAGAGGTCTTCCTTGAAGCTGTGTCAGTCATCTCTTCTcgtggaaaagaaaaataatgcagTGGAATATTTTGATGACTGGGAGGACCCACAAACCTTTATAGTTGCATTGGAAAATGTTGAAACTTGGATCTTCAATCGAATCACAGAGTCTGTGTGGTGGCAG ACTTTGACTCCACATATGCAGCCTGCTGCTGCTAAGTGCTCAGGCTCAAGGAAAACCCATGGAACAAGATATGGTATAGGTGACCAGGAGCAGGGAAACTTCTCCATAGATCTTTGGAAAAGGGCTTTTAAGGATGCTTGTGAAAGACTTTGTCCTCTTCGAGCTGGAGGGCATGAGTGTGGCTGCTTGCCTGTGCTGGCTAGATTG GTAATGGAACAGTTGGTGGCCAGATTAGATGTGGCAATGTTCAATGCTATTCTTCGTGAATCAGCTGAAGAGATGCCAACAGATCCTGTTTCTGATCCCATTAGTGATTCTAAGGTTCTCCCTGTTCCGGCTGGAAAATCAAGCTTTGGGTCTGGTGCCCAGCTAAAAAATGCT ATAGGTAACTGGTCAAGATGGCTTACAGATTTATTTGACATTGATGACAGTGAAGGTGGAATTGAACTTGATGGTGACAAGAAAGTGGAATATGAGACATCCTTCAAGGTTTTCCATCTCCTCAATGCATTGAGTGATCTCATGATGCTTCCTTTTGAAATGCTTGCGGATAGGTCTATAAGAAAAGAG GTATGCCCCTCATTGGATGCATCATTAATCAAGAGGGTTCTTTACAATTTTGTCCCGGATGAGTTTTGCCCAGACCCAATTCCAGAGGCTGTTTTTGAGGCCTTGGATTCTGAG GACCTTGAGTCTGAAGAAGATTCCTTCAAAAGCTTTCCATGCATTGCTGCTCATACAATCTATCAAGCACCTCCAGCAGCTTCACTAACAGGCATCATTGGAGAGGTCAAAAGTCAATCTACGATGAGTGGGTCATCAATGCTAAGAAAATCATACACTAGTGATGATGAGCTTGATGAGTTGGATTCACCCATCTCTTCAATTGTAATAGACAACTTCCGGATTTCTCCTACTTCAGCAAAACCCAACTTGATGCTGAAAAAAGACGGAGATCGAAAGGTTGTCAGATATCAACTTTTGCGGGAAGTATGGAGAGATGGTGAATAG
- the LOC142627869 gene encoding NADH dehydrogenase [ubiquinone] flavoprotein 1, mitochondrial, with translation MAPIKGILSLQRAALARCHSNSLGLGFRTFSTQGATTAGTPPPPPPPEKTHFGGLKDEDRIFTNLYGLNDPFLKGAMKRGDWYRTKDLVLKGADWIVNEVKKSGLRGRGGAGFPSGLKWSFMPKVSDGRPSYLVVNADESEPGTCKDREIMRHDPHKLLEGCLMAGVGMRASAAYIYIRGEYVNERLNLERARKEAYEAGFLGKNACGSGYDFDVHIHYGAGAYICGEETALLESLEGKQGKPRLKPPFPANAGLYGCPTTVTNVETVAVSPTILRRGPEWFSSFGRKNNSGTKLFCVSGHVNKPCTVEEEMSIPLKELIERHCGGVRGGWDNLLAIIPGGSSVPLIPKNICDDVLMDYDALKAVQSGLGTAAVIVMDKSTDVVDAIARLSYFYKHESCGQCTPCREGTGWLWMIMERLKVGNAKLEEIDMLQEVTKQIEGHTICALGDAAAWPVQGLIRHFRPELERRIRGRAERELLEAAA, from the exons ATG GCACCCATCAAGGGTATTCTTTCTTTGCAAAGGGCAGCTTTAGCTCGGTGTCACAGTAATTCATTGGGCCTAGGCTTTAGAACATTCAGCACTCAGGGTGCAACAACAGCTGGTACTCCACCACCTCCTCCACCTCCAGAGAAAACCCATTTTGGTGGCTTGAAAGATGAAGACCGGATTTTTACCAACTTATATGGGTTGAATGACCCTTTTCTCAAAGGTGCTATGAAACGGGGTGACTGGTACAGAACGAAGGACTTAGTACTCAAGGGTGCTGATTGGATTGTTAATGAAGTCAAGAAGTCTGGCCTTCGTGGACGTGGTGGTGCTGGTTTTCCATCTGGCCTCAAGTGGTCTTTCATGCCAAAAGTATCTGATGGTCGTCCTTCCTATCTTGTTGTCAATGCTGATGAAAGTGAACCTGGGACCTGTAAAGACAGGGAAATTATGCGGCATGATCCACACAAACTATTGGAGGGTTGCCTAATGGCTGGTGTAGGGATGAGGGCTAGTGCTGCTTATATCTACATAAGAGGTGAATATGTGAATGAACGATTAAACCTTGAAAGGGCTAGAAAGGAAGCCTATGAAGCTGGATTTTTGGGCAAGAATGCATGTGGATCTGGATATGATTTTGATGTTCATATCCACTATGGTGCTGGTGCTTATATTTGCGGTGAAGAAACAGCACTTCTGGAGAGTCTTGAAGGGAAACAAGGGAAGCCAAGATTGAAGCCTCCTTTCCCGGCTAATGCAGGGTTATATGGCTGCCCTACCACTGTTACCAATGTGGAAACAGTGGCTGTTTCTCCCACAATTTTAAGGCGTGGCCCAGAGTGGTTTTCCAGTTTTGGCAGGAAGAATAATTCAGGGACAAAGTTGTTTTGCGTTTCTGGACACGTGAACAAGCCATGCACTGTTGAAGAGGAGATGAGTATACCATTGAAAGAGTTGATAGAAAGGCACTGTGGAGGTGTTAGAGGTGGATGGGACAATTTACTTGCTATAATTCCAGGTGGTTCATCTGTGCCGTTGATTCCCAAGAACATATGTGATGATGTTTTGATGGATTATGATGCTCTCAAGGCCGTCCAATCAGGATTGGGGACTGCTGCTGTGATTGTGATGGATAAATCAACTGATGTTGTGGATGCAATTGCCAGGCTTTCTTACTTCTACAAGCATGAGAGCTGTGGGCAGTGCACGCCTTGCAGGGAGGGAACAGGATGGCTTTGGATGATCATGGAAAGATTGAAAGTTGGGAATGCAAAGTTGGAAGAAATCGACATGCTTCAGGAGGTAACCAAACAGATCGAGGGGCACACAATCTGTGCATTGGGGGATGCTGCTGCTTGGCCTGTGCAGGGTCTTATTAGGCATTTTAGGCCAGAGCTTGAGAGAAGGATCCGGGGGCGTGCAGAGAGGGAGTTGCTAGAGGCTGCTGCTTAA